CTGGGCCGGATCCTCGCCCATCACATACATCGCCTTCAGCTTGCCGGTCTCCGCCAGATGCGGCACGTCGGTCAAGCGGTAGCCGATCTCGCCGGGCAGCGAGTCGACACCCCAGACCTTGGCGAACTTCTCGCGGATCTCCGGGTCGGTGACCTTCTGGTAGCCGGGGAATTCGGTCGGCAGGACGCCCATGTCGCAACTGCCCTGCACGTTGTTCTGGCCGCGCACCGGGCCGACGCCGACATTCGGACGGCCGAGATTGCCGGTCAGCAGCGCCAGCCCCGACAGCCCCTTTACCACATCGACGCCCTGGCCCCATTGGGTGACGCCCATGCCCCACAGGATGGTGGCGGAGGGGGCGACGGCATAGATGCGCATCGCCTCGCGGATGTCGTCGGCCGGCAGGCCGGTGATCGCCTCGGCGTATTCGGGGGTGTATTTGTCGACGATCTTCTTGTACTCGTCGAAGCCCTCGGTGTAATTGGCGACATACTCCTTGTTGTAGAGCCCTTCATTGATCAGGACATTGGCGAAGGCGTTGACCAGCGCCATGTTGGAGCCGTTGTTCAGCGGCAGCCACAGATCGGCCAGACGGGCCGTCTCGATCTTGCGCGGATCGCAGACGATGATCTTGGCGCCGCGCTCCTTCGCCCTGATGATGCGCTTGGCGATCACCGGATGACTGTCGGCGACGTTGTAGCCGAAGACCAGGACGCATTTGGTGTGCTCGATCTCGGGGATCGAGTTGCTCATGGCGCCGTTGCCCAGCGTCACCTGCAACCCGGCGACCGAGGGGCCGTGGCAGACGCGCGCGCAATTGTCGACATTGTTGGTGCCGAGAACCGCGCGGGTGAATTTCTGCATCACATAATTGGTCTCGTTGCCGGTGCCGCGCGACGAGCCGGTGGTCATGATCGAGTCGGGGCCGTATTTGGCCTTGATCTCACCCAGCTTGGTCGCGGCGTACCGGATCGCCTCGTCCCACGACACCGCCTCGAACGCGGCGTCGCGCGAGCGGCGCAGCATCGGGTTGCGCAGGCGCGGCGTCAGCAGCTTGGTGTCGTTGATGAAGTCGTAACCGAAATAGCCCTTGAGGCAGAGTTCCCCTTCATTGGTGACGCCGTTGAGGGGCTCGGCACCGACGACCTTCCCGCCCTCGACCAGCAGATTCAGTTTGCAGCCCGTACCGCAGTAGGGGCAGACCGCCATATGCTTTTCCATCTCGACCTCGGTGTTCGCTCGATTGTGCCGGCTGTGCGCCGGCCGCAGTGATGGGGTGGTGACCGTGGATCAGGCCGCGACTTCGGCGGCTTCCAGCGCGGCGCGCTCGCGGCGGCGGCGCAGGGTCTCGTCCATCGCCTCCCGGTCCATCAGGGTCAAGGCGCTGGTCGGGCAGACCGACACGCAGGCCGGGCCGGCGTCGCCACGCTCGATGCACAGGTCGCATTTGTGCGCCTGCGCCTTGACCCCCAGGCTGAGCGTCAGGCCGGCGAATTGCCGGACCGCCGGCACCGTCACCACGTCCATGACGCCGAACGGGCAGGCCAGCACGCAGTTCTTGCAGCCCAGGCAGCGCTCCTGCTCCACCTGCACGCTGTGCTGGCGGTAGACGATGGCGTTGTTCGGGCAGGCGTTGACGCAGGGCGCGTCCTCGCAATGGTGGCACATCACCGCGGTGCTGACGTCGGCCGTCTTCACCATGCGGATGCGCGGCTTGAAGGTTTCCGGCGCCAGTCCTTCGACGCCGGCCCCCTCGGAATGGGCAAGCGCACAGGCGACCTCGCATGTGCGGCAACCGATGCACTTGCTCGGGTTGGCAGTGACGAATCTGTTCATTCCCGTCGTCCTTGTTGGCAGCCGGAGGGGGCCGTCGGACGGCCCCGCCCCGGCATCGCTTCACTGTTCCCTGGCGTTACGCGCCGGTTGGCCGCTGCGGGCACCGGTGGCTTCACGTCCGATTGAAATCGCTTATCGCCCGATCTTTAAAAGTAATCGATGCCGATAAGCTGATCCTATCGAGTATATTCTCTTTCTTATCAGAGTTTCTGGGAAGCCATTCGACAGTCAAAACGATCTCTGGCGCCCGGTCTTTGTGTCGCGCACCTTATACCCACTTTTTTTATGTGTCTAGTTGACATCGCTTCTCCTGGAGGAATAGCGTAGCCAAGTCAACGGCGATCATAAAAAAGACCGCCATTTTGACAAAGATTCGCAACAGCTGGCTCTCCTTCTGCCACACCGCCCGTGACAACAGGCGGCGTGGGGGCGTGCGCGAGCCAATACTGTCTTCTTATTGGACGATCAGTTTTTCTTATTGGGCTTTCCCTGTTACCGGGTTTTGCCAAGAAACTCCTGATCGACCGATTCGACGCACCCGCCCGGGAAGCCGGAGGTCTGGACATGAATCGCTTCGTTATCGCGGAACCGAGAAAATGCATCGGGTGCAACACCTGCATGGCGGCCTGCACCGAGGCACATAAAAAACAGGGGCTGCAGGCGCATCCCCGGCTGACCGTCATGCGGATCGGCGACGACACCGGCCCCGTCCTCTGCCATCAGTGCGAGGACGCGCCCTGTGCCCGCGTCTGTCCGGTCAACGCTATCACCCATGCCGCCGACAGCATCCTGCTGGATGAGCAGGCCTGCATCGGCTGCAAGATGTGCGCGTTGGCCTGCCCCTTCGGCGCCATCACGCCCAGCGGCACTGGCATCGCCGGGGTCGCCGGCATCGCCACCGCAACGCCCAGCCACTCGGCGGCGCTCGATCCGCTGCTGGCCTGGGACATCGGCGTGCGCAGCGTGGCGGTGAAATGCGACCTTTGCGCCTTCTCCGGCGACGGCCCGGCCTGCGTGCGCGTGTGCCCGACCGCCGCCCTTTACGCGGCCGACGCCGATGCCACCCGCCAGGCTGCCGCCGTCAAGCGCACGCTGGCCGCGGCGGCACCGGTCAGTCCTGAAACGCCGCTCGCCTCGCTGGAGGGGCTGGACCCATGATTCCACTCTCCCTGCTCATCATGTCGCTGCTGCTGTCCTGCGGCGGCGCCATCCTCTGCCTCCTCCTGAAGCATCGGGAGGGGGACATCCGTCTTGGCGGCAGCGGCGTCGGCATCGCCGCGGCACTTGCCGGGCTCGGCGCCGGGCTGACGGCCATCGGTGCCGGCCAGCCGGCCGTGCTCGACGCCGCCGGCCCCTACCCCTTCGCCCATTTCGTCCTGCGGCTCGACCCGCTGGCCGGCCTGATGATCGCGGTCATCTCGCTCTTGTCGCTGGTCGCCTGGATCTACGGCTTCGCCTATGTGCGCGAATATGCCGGGCGCGGCGTCGGGGCGATGGGCTTCTTCATGAACGCCTTCATCGCCTCGATGATGCTGGTGGTGGCGGCCGACAACGGCTTCTGGTTCCTCATCTTCTTCGAGATGATGTCGCTGGCCTCCTATTTCCTGGTCATCTTCGACCAGGACGACGAGGCGGTGGGCGCCGGCTTCCTCTATTTCCTGGTCGCCCATGGCGGCTCGGTGCTGATCATGGCCGCCTTCTTCCTGATGGCGAACCAGGCCGGCAGCTTCGATTTCGCCGCCTTCCGCGCCCATCCGCTGCCGGCCCCGCTGGACAGCGTCGCCTTCCTGCTGGCCTTCATCGGCTTCGGCGCCAAGGCCGGCATGATCCCGCTGCACATCTGGCTGCCGCGCGCCCATCCGGCCGCCCCGTCGCACGCCTCGGCGCTGATGTCGGGCGTGATGATCAAGATCGGCGTCTTCGGCATCGTCAAGGTCGGCGTCGACCTGCTGGGCGCCAGCGCAGGGCCGGCGATGCTGGGCTGGGGCCTGCTGGTGCTGGCCTTCGGCGCGGTGTCGTCGGTGCTGGGCGTGGTCTATGCCCTGGCCGAGCACGACATCAAGAAGCTGCTCGCCTACCACTCGGTCGAGAATATCGGCATCATCCTGCTGGGCGTCGGCACCGGCATGATCGGCATGGCGCTGCACCAGCCGGTGCTGGCGGTGCTGGGCCTGATGGCCGGCCTCTATCACCTGCTGAACCATGCGGTGTTCAAGGGCCTGCTGTTCCTCGGCGCCGGCTCCACCATCTTCCGCATGCACACCAAGGACATGGAGGAGATGGGCGGGCTGGCCCGCAACATGCCCTGGACCGCCCTGTCCTTCCTGGTCGGCGCGCTGGCCATCTCGGCGATCCCACCGCTGAACGGCTTCGTGTCGGAATGGTACACCTATCAGGCGCTGTTCGCCGCGGCGTTGGACGGCACCCCGCTGGTGAAGTTCGCCGCCCCGATCGCCGCCGTCATGCTGGCGCTGACCGGCGCGCTGGCGGTGATGTGCTTCGTCAAGGCCTACGGCATCATGTTCGCAGGCGCACCGCGCAGCCATCATGCCGAGGAGGCGCGCGAGGCGCCGGCCGCGATGGTCGCCGGCATGGTGGTGCTGGCCGTCGCCTGCGTGGCACTCGGCCTGCTGGCGCCGCTGGTGGCGCCGGTGATGGGCCGCATCGCGGCGGCGACCATCGGCACCGCTCCGGTCACGCTGGCGGTCGGCGCCACCCTGCTGCCGGGCGACGCCCGGCAGGCGACGCTCTCCACCCCGCTGATCGCCATCCTGCTGATCGCCATGGCGTTCCTGCCGATCGGGTTGAAGGCGGCCTTCGCCGCCAAGCGCGGGGGCGACCGCAAGGTGGCGGCCCCCTGGGCGGCCGGCTATCTGCCGGACCATCACATGTCCGCCAGCGCCGGCGGCTTCGCCCAGCCGATCCGCATGTTCTTCGCCCCGCTCTACGGCATGCGCCAGGCGATCGCCGGGCGCTGGACCGGCATCGCCCACGGCTTCGAGCGGGTGGTCACGCTGGCACGGCGCACCGAACCGCTGGCCGACCGCAGCGTCATCGCCCCGATCACCGGTGCGGTCGATGCAAGCGGCAAGTGGCTGCAAGTCATCCAGGCCGGCGATTTCCGCATCTACTGCCTCTACATCGTCGCGGCGCTGATCGTGCTGCTGGCGCTGGCCGTCTGACGGGAGGACGCCATGCTGACCCTCTCACATCTCATCCTGGGACTGTTCCAGGCGCTCCTCCTGCTCGCGGCGGCACCGCTGGTTTCCGGCCTGTCGCGCATGGTCCGGGCGAAGCTGCACACCCGCCACGGGCCGGGCCTGCTGCAAGACTATCGCGACATCGCCAAGCTGCTGACCCGCCAGGATCTGGCCCCGCCGAACGGCGGCTTCGCCTTCCGATCGATGCCGGCGGTGATGCTGACGACGGTGCTGGTCATCGCCATGGGCATCCCGATGCTGACCCGCTTCACGCCGGTGGCGCCGATCGGCGACCTGATCACGGTCATCTATCTGTTTGCGCTCGCCCGCTTCTTCTTCTCGCTGTCCGGCATCGACAGCGGCAGCTCCTTCTCCGGCATCGGCGGGAGCCGCGAGCTGACCATGGGCGTGCTGGTGGAGCCGGTGATGCTGCTGTCGCTGTTCGTCGCCGCCCTGCTGGCCGGCTCGACCAACCTCGGCGCCATCGGCAGCGCCATCGCCGACGGCCATGTGCGGTCGGCGACCGCGACGGTGATCGCCGCCCTGTCCTTCGCCTATGCCATCTACATCGAACTGGGCAAGCTGCCCTACGACATGGCGGAAGCCGAACAGGAGCTTCAGGAAGGCCCGCTGACCGAATATTCCGGCCCGTCGCTGGCGCTGATCAAATGGGCGATGGCGCTGAAGCAGACGGTCGTCGTCGCCTGGTTCGTCGGCGTCTTCCTGCCCTTCGGCAGCGCGACCGGGATGACATTCTTCGGGCTGCTGTTCGGGTTGATCGCCTTCGCCATCAAGCTGGTCCTGATCTTCGCCGCCGTCGGCGTGGTCGAAAACAGCGTCGCGCGCGTCCGCTTCCGCCTGACCCCCCAGCACAGCTGGATCGGGGTCGGCGCCGCCTCGCTCGCCTTCGTCTTCTATCTGGTCGGCCTGTGAGCCGGCGAGGGGCAGCATCATGATAACACTCCCCACGGAACCGCTCGGGCTGTTGGCGCTGGCCGCCATCCTCGTCCCCTTCGGCGGCGCGGCGGCCATCGCGGCATCGGAACGGGCATCGGCCAAATGGCTGTGCCAGGGCTTCGCCGCCGCCACCGTCGCGGTGATCGCCATCCTCGTCCTGTCGCTGCTCGGCGACGGCAAGGTCGGCGGCACCTATGAACTGATCTCCTTCGGATCGGTCTCGATCCTCGGGCTGGTGGTGGACAGCGTCAGCGTGCTGATCGCGCTGGCGGTGATCGCCATCGGCCTCTTGGTGGCGGTCTATTCCGCCGCCTACCTGAACGCCGGCAACCGCGAGCATCCCGACATCGGCCGGCGGCGCTACTACGCCTTCCTGCTGGTGTTCATCGGTGCCATGACCGGCCTGGTCTTCAGCTCCACCGTGGTCGGCCAGCTCGCCTTCTTCGAGCTGACGGGCGCCTGCTCCTGGGCCCTGATCGGCTATTACGAATCGCCCAAGGCGCTGCGCTCGGCGGCCAAGGCGCTGCTGGTCACCCATGTCGCCTCGCTTGGCCTTTATGTCGCGGCGGCGCTGCTGTTCCTGTCGACCGGCACCTTCGCGCTGACCGCCATCGCCGATCTGGCGCCGGGGATGAAGGCGGCGGTGCTGCTGGCGATCCTGGTCGCCGCCTGGGGCAAGTCGGCCCAGCTGCCCTTCCACATGTGGCTGCCCGACGCCATGGAGGCCCCGACCCCGGTCAGCGCCTACCTGCATGCGGCGTCGATGGTGAAGGTCGGCGTCTACATCTTCGCCCGCGGGCTGATGTCGGCCGGCGGCGCGCCGGAGATCGTCGGCTGGGTCGGCTCAATCATGGCGGTTCTGACGCTGGTCTACGGCTTCTTCATGTATCTGCCGCAGGTCGACCTGAAGCGCCTGCTCGCCTATTCGACCATCACGCAGCTGGCCTACATCCTGCTGGCGCTGTCGCTGTCGGTCTTCGGCTCCGACCTCGCCTTCAAGGGCGCCATCGCCCACATCTTCAACCACGCCTTCGCCAAGACGCTGTTCTTCCTGGTCGCCGGTGCGCTGAGCTACACCGCCGGCACCCGGCTGCTGCCGTCGCTGCGCGGCATCGTCACCAAATCGCCGCTGCTGGGCGTCGCCTTCGTCTGCGCCGCCCTGGCGATCACCGGCGTGCCGCCCTTCAACGGCTTCTTCAGCAAGTTCGCCATCTTCGCCGGCGGGTTCGAGGTCGGGGCGCATCACTGGGCGCTGATGCTGCTGGTCGTCATCGCGCTGGCGGAATCGGTCGGCTCCTTCGCCTGGTTCCTGAAATGGCTGGGCCATTCGGTGCCCGGCAAGCCGTCCACCACCATGGCCGCGGCAGCACCCCTGCCGGCCGGCATGAAATTCGTGCTGGTGGCCCTGGTGGCGATGACGGTGGTCTCAAGCTCCATCGCCGCCTCGTGGCTCGGTTGAGGGAGGGAACGGTCATGAACGGATTTCTCATCGTCAACGGCCTGTCGGGCCTGCTGATCGTCAGCTCCCTTCTGGTCACGCTCGCCGGCAATCCGGCCAACTCCGCCCGCTTCTACGCGCTGCAAAGCTTCATCCTGGTGATGCTGTTCGTGGCGCTGGCCGGGGCCACCGGGTCGGGCGAGCTGTATCTCTGGTCCTTCACCGCGCTGCTGACCAAGGTGATCCTGGTCCCGGCCATCATGTACCGCGCCTTTCGCCGGCTGAGCGATCCCGCCATCGGCACCGGTGCGGTGATGCCGACGGCGCTGTCCATCGTCGGTGCGGCGGTCGCCCTCATCCTCTGCTTCGTCGTGGCGTCCAAGGTGATGCTGCCGGCGGCCGACGCCATCAAGCCGGCGCTGGCGGTGTCGCTCGCCCTGTTCTTCATCGGCCTCGCCTGCATCGTGGCGCAGCGGAACATCCTGAAGCAGGTGTTCGGTTATTGCCTGATGGAGAACGGGTCGCACCTGACCCTGGCCCTGCTGGCCCCCAACGCGCCGGAGCTGGTGGAGATCGGCATCGCCACCGACGCCATCTTCGCGGTGGTGGTGATGGCGGCGCTGGGATCGCGGATCTTCGACACGCTGCACACGCTCGACGCGCGCCAGCTCACGAGCCTGAAGGGATGACCGCCATGGTACCCTCGATCCTTCCCCCACTTCTGCTGATCGGTCCGCTGGCGGTGGCGCTGTTCCTGCTGACCCTGCCCTGGTTCCGGGACTCCCTGCCCGAAGCCTTCGCGACCGACAAGGGCAGCGTGACGCTGCTGGAGCGCATCCATCTGGGCTCCATCGGCTATGTCTTCCTGCTGAGCATCGCGGCGCTGATCCAGGTGCTGTCGAGCGGAGCCATCTCCGCCTTCGGCGACTGGCTGTTCGTCGACGCGCTCGGCGCCGTCTTCATGATGCTGATCGGCGTGGTCGGCTTGATGACCGGCCTCTATTCCATCGCCTACATCCGCCATGACCTCGAAGCCGGCGTGATCGACGCCAGCAAGGTCCGCATCTATTACGGCTTCTTCAGCCTGTTCCTGTTCACCATGCTGCTGGCGGTCACCGCCAACAACATCATCATGATGTGGGCGGCGATCGAGGCGACGACGCTGGGATCCGCCTTCCTGGTCGGGCTGTACGGGCAGAAATCCTCGCTGGAAGCGGCCTGGAAATACGTCATCATCTGCACGGTCGGCGTCGCCTTCGGCCTCTACGGCACGGTGCTGGTCTTCTCCAACGCCGCCGACGTTCTGGCCGACCCGCATCAGGCGGTGCTATGGACGGCCCTGGTCGGCCATGCCGCCGAGCTGGACCCGATGCTGGTCAAGCTGGCCTTCGTCTTCGCCCTGATCGGCTTCGGCACCAAGGCCGGCATCTTCCCGATGCATGCCTGGCTGCCCGACGCCCACTCCGAGGCGCCGAGCCCGGTGTCGGGCCTGCTGTCGGGCGTGCTGCTGAAATGCGCGCTGCTGATCGTCATCCGCTTCTACGTCATCACCGTCGGCACGGTCGGCACCGGCTTCCCGCAGATGCTGCTGCTGACGCTGGGCCTGCTGTCGGTCGGCGTCTCGTCGCTGCTGTTCTTCGTGCAGCAGGATCTGAAGCGCAAGCTGGCCTATTCTAGCATCGAGAATGTCGGGCTGATCGTCGTGGCGCTCGGCGTCGGCGGGCCGCTCGGCATCGCCGCCGCCCTGCTGCACGCCATCAACCACAGCGTCACCAAGGCCCTGTTCTTCTGCAGCGCCGGCAACGTCCTGATGAAATACGGCACCCGCGACCTGCGGGCGGTGAAGGGCGTGCTGCGGGTGGCGCCCGCCACCGGCCTGCTGATGATGGGCTGCGCCCTGGCGCTGGCCGGCTTCCCGCCCTTCAACATCTTCGTCAGCGAATTCATGGTCTTCATGGCCGGGCTGAACGAAGGCTATGGCTGGATCATGGCGCTGTGCGCGCTGTTCCTCTGCATCACCATCGCCGGTCTGGTGAAGATCGTCGCCGACAGCGTGCTGGGCAAGAGCCCGGAGACGATGGCCAAGGGTGACGTGGGCTGGAAGGCGCTCGCCCCGCTCGGCGTGCTGGCGGTGCTGGTGCTGACGCTGGGCTTCGCCGTGCCGCAGCCGCTGTCCACTCTGGTGCAGCAGGCGACGACAGTGGTGATGAACGGCGACAGCCGCCCGGTGGTGGCCGCCCCCTGGCAACAATACGACACGGTCCGCGCTGACGGTTCTTTGGTGACCGGCAGCCTCTCGCAGACGGAGATTTCAAAATGAACCTCATCACTCCGGACCGGGTCGGGAGCGGCTACATCGCCTCCCTGCGCGAGAGCCTGCCCCATGCGATCATTGACGAATCCTGGCAGACCGAGTCCCAGGTCACCATCACGGTCAAGCCGGTCTCGCTGCCCGACGTCGTCGCCAGCCTCTATTACGACCACAATGGCTGGCTGTCGGTGGTGGTCGGCAACGACGAACGGCCGCTGAACGGCGGCTACGCCGTCTATTACGTCCTGTCGATGGAGGGCGGCGACAAGTGCCATGTGGTGGTGCGCTGCGAGGTGCCGGCCGACACGCTGGAATACCCGTCCGTCACCCCCAGGGTGCCCGCCTGCGTCTGGGGCGAGCGCGAGGCGCGCGACATGTTCGGCCTGCGCCCGGTCGGGCTGCCGGACGAACGCCGCCTCGTCCTGCCCGACGACTGGCCCGACGAGCTGTATCCGCTGCGCAAGGACTCGATGGACTACCGGCTGCGCCCGGCGCCGACCAGCGACGACGAGACCTACCAGTTCATCAACGAGGCCAAGCAGGAGACCCGCGTCGTCCCGCTGGGGCCGCTGCACATCACGTCGGACGAGCCCGGCCATTTCCGCCTGTTCGTCGACGGCGAGGACATCATCGACGCCGATTACCGCATGTTCTACGTCCACCGCGGCATGGAGAAGGTGGCCGAGACGCGGATGGGCTACAATGACGTCACCTTCCTGGCCGACCGTGTCTGCGGCATCTGCGGCTACGCCCACAGCGTCGCCTATGCCAGTTCGGTGGAGAATGCGCTGGGCATCAAGGTGCCGCCGCGGGCCCAGGCCATCCGCTCCATCCTGCTGGAGACGGAACGGATGCACAGCCATCTGCTGAACCTCGGCCTCGTCTGCCATTTCATCGGCTTCGACACCGGCTTCATGCAGTTCTTCCGCGTGCGCGAGAAGGCGATGACTCTGGCCGAACTGCTGACCGGCGCGCGCAAGACCTACGCGCTGAACCTGATCGGCGGCGTGCGCCGCGACATCCTGGGCGACCAGCAGGCCAAGACCCGCGAACTGGTCGCCGAGCTGCGCGACGACGTGACCCGGCTGGTCGACGTGCTGCTGTCCACCGCCAACGTCAGCGGCCGCGTCAAGGGCGTCGGCCGGCTCGACCCGCAGATCGCCCGCGACTACAGCCCGGTCGGGCCGGTGGTGCGCGGCAGCGGCCACCGCCGCGACACCCGCGCCGACCATGCCTTCGCCGGCTACAGGCTGCTCGACATGCCGGTCCATGTCGAACAGGGCTGCGACGTGCTGTCCCGCACGCTGGTGCGGGTGGCGGAGTTCTTCGACAGCCTGTGGATCATCGAGAAGCTGCTGGACAACGCCCCGGCCGGCCCGGTGCTGACCGAGGATTTCACCTATGTCCCGCACAAGTTCGCTCTGGGCTTCACCGAGGCGCCGCGTGGCGAGGACATCCACTGGTCGATGACCGGCGACAACCAGAAGCTCTACCGCTGGCGCTGCCGCGCCTCGACCTACAACAACTGGCCGGTGCTGCGCTACATGCTGCGCGGCAATACGGTGTCGGACGCCCCGCTGATCGTGGGCAGCATCGACCCCTGCTATTCCTGCACCGACCGCGTGACCGTGGTGGACGTCCGCAAGAAGCGCTCCAAGACCATCGCCTACAAGGAGATGGAGCGCTACTGCCGCGAACGCACGGATTCACCGCTGAAGTGACGGGGGCCAGAGATGCTCAAGCTACTCAAGGAAATCTTCCGCACGGGCGAGGCGACGGTCAAATACCCCTTCGCCCCGATGCCGGTCTGCAAGGACTTCCGCGGCAAGCCGGAACACAAGGCGGAGGACTGCATCGCCTGCGCGGCCTGCACCGTCGCCTGTCCGGCCAACGCCATCCAGATGGAGACCGACACCACCGCCGGCAGCCGCACCTGGTCGATCAATTACGGGCGCTGCGTCTTCTGTGGCCGCTGCGAGGAATCCTGCCCGACCGGCGCCATCCGCCTGTCCGACGATTTCGAGCTGGCGGTCGGCAGCAAGGCCGACCTGACGCGCAAGGCCGTCTTCACGCTGGCCGACTGCGCCTGCTGCGGCAAGCCCTTCGCCCCGGCCAAGGAGGTCGATTACGTCGCCCGCCTGCTGAGCCAGTCGGCCCGCAGCGCCGAGGAGGCGGACCGGCTGCGGCTGACCGCCGCGACCTGCCCGGCCTGCAAGCGCGCCCAGGATGTCCACCACATCGCCGGCATGGGCATCGCCCGGCAGATGGAAGCCGGCCTCTCGAAAACCGGAAAGCCGGCCAAGGAACTGGAGACCACGCCATGAACGTCCCCGTAGACCCCAAGACCCTGGTGGCGGAGATGTCGCCGGTCTCCACCAGCGAACAGATCGCGACGATGAAGAAGGCGCTGCTGAAGAACATCCAGCGCTCCGCCTACGTCTATCGCGTCGATTGCGGCGGCTGCAACGGCTGCGAGATCGAGATCTTCTCGTCCATCACCCCGGTATTCGACGCCGAGCGCTTCGGCATCAAGGTGGTGGCCTCGCCCCGCCATGCCGACATCCTGCTGTTCACCGGGGCGGTGACCCGTTCCATGCGGATGCCGGCGCTGCGCGCCTACGAGGCGGCCCCCGACCCGAAGATCGTCGTCTCCTACGGCGCCTGCGGCTGCACCGGCGGCATCTTCCATGACCTCTACTGCGTCTGGGGCGGCACCGACAACATCGTGCCGGTGGATGTCTACA
The sequence above is a segment of the Azospirillum sp. TSH100 genome. Coding sequences within it:
- a CDS encoding hydrogenase 4 subunit F: MTAMVPSILPPLLLIGPLAVALFLLTLPWFRDSLPEAFATDKGSVTLLERIHLGSIGYVFLLSIAALIQVLSSGAISAFGDWLFVDALGAVFMMLIGVVGLMTGLYSIAYIRHDLEAGVIDASKVRIYYGFFSLFLFTMLLAVTANNIIMMWAAIEATTLGSAFLVGLYGQKSSLEAAWKYVIICTVGVAFGLYGTVLVFSNAADVLADPHQAVLWTALVGHAAELDPMLVKLAFVFALIGFGTKAGIFPMHAWLPDAHSEAPSPVSGLLSGVLLKCALLIVIRFYVITVGTVGTGFPQMLLLTLGLLSVGVSSLLFFVQQDLKRKLAYSSIENVGLIVVALGVGGPLGIAAALLHAINHSVTKALFFCSAGNVLMKYGTRDLRAVKGVLRVAPATGLLMMGCALALAGFPPFNIFVSEFMVFMAGLNEGYGWIMALCALFLCITIAGLVKIVADSVLGKSPETMAKGDVGWKALAPLGVLAVLVLTLGFAVPQPLSTLVQQATTVVMNGDSRPVVAAPWQQYDTVRADGSLVTGSLSQTEISK
- a CDS encoding NADH-quinone oxidoreductase subunit C produces the protein MNLITPDRVGSGYIASLRESLPHAIIDESWQTESQVTITVKPVSLPDVVASLYYDHNGWLSVVVGNDERPLNGGYAVYYVLSMEGGDKCHVVVRCEVPADTLEYPSVTPRVPACVWGEREARDMFGLRPVGLPDERRLVLPDDWPDELYPLRKDSMDYRLRPAPTSDDETYQFINEAKQETRVVPLGPLHITSDEPGHFRLFVDGEDIIDADYRMFYVHRGMEKVAETRMGYNDVTFLADRVCGICGYAHSVAYASSVENALGIKVPPRAQAIRSILLETERMHSHLLNLGLVCHFIGFDTGFMQFFRVREKAMTLAELLTGARKTYALNLIGGVRRDILGDQQAKTRELVAELRDDVTRLVDVLLSTANVSGRVKGVGRLDPQIARDYSPVGPVVRGSGHRRDTRADHAFAGYRLLDMPVHVEQGCDVLSRTLVRVAEFFDSLWIIEKLLDNAPAGPVLTEDFTYVPHKFALGFTEAPRGEDIHWSMTGDNQKLYRWRCRASTYNNWPVLRYMLRGNTVSDAPLIVGSIDPCYSCTDRVTVVDVRKKRSKTIAYKEMERYCRERTDSPLK
- a CDS encoding formate hydrogenlyase complex iron-sulfur subunit encodes the protein MLKLLKEIFRTGEATVKYPFAPMPVCKDFRGKPEHKAEDCIACAACTVACPANAIQMETDTTAGSRTWSINYGRCVFCGRCEESCPTGAIRLSDDFELAVGSKADLTRKAVFTLADCACCGKPFAPAKEVDYVARLLSQSARSAEEADRLRLTAATCPACKRAQDVHHIAGMGIARQMEAGLSKTGKPAKELETTP
- a CDS encoding NADH-quinone oxidoreductase subunit B family protein, with translation MNVPVDPKTLVAEMSPVSTSEQIATMKKALLKNIQRSAYVYRVDCGGCNGCEIEIFSSITPVFDAERFGIKVVASPRHADILLFTGAVTRSMRMPALRAYEAAPDPKIVVSYGACGCTGGIFHDLYCVWGGTDNIVPVDVYIPGCPPTPAATIHGFAVALGLLEQKLKAETHVEAAGETAALPHPDIPYALRVRLEREARRMAGYRQGRDIAEEFMALLEGHAHTPGSFTLSERMLEAIGEERDPRRAEIIGRLAEVVQQAIRGETP